The following are from one region of the Pseudodesulfovibrio piezophilus C1TLV30 genome:
- a CDS encoding CHASE2 domain-containing protein: MTPRIKRLLAGLGAGLIGALIALSLWGTGALDSWEALTFDLRARILAKPSATTEEIRLILLDRNSLNRAQQQFGYTWPWPRKAYVPIIDFCRLAGASSLTLDVIFNDPSVYGSRDDETLSFALKQFGRAILPGDFAKLDGSDESWPQSIPLPTLQSIGTIRSDGSNVATFPIPDLTEGTTIGNANITADPDEILRRAPLFVLFDHKLVPSLPLAIATFESSSTPLQFHSRSVTLLGKNIPTDEQGSAIINYRGPKGTFKTYKAADIMESRYNLAEGKAPLIDPTEFKNKHVMFGVSAPALYDLRSTPVGNKFPGIEIDATVLDNILSGDFIHPVGQTANTVAAVLFGILTAMGVMEFRTTLMSSAASFVILSAPMTLSFILYRMGFWFGLTLQLTACVFSILIAGTIKYITEGRQRNFIKSAFSQYLSPNVIEQLLRDPSRLSLGGERKSLTIFFADLVGFTSIAESMEPEDLTAVTNEYLTAMTETIQELGGTIDKYEGDGIVAFWNAPLNQPDHAQRAVLAAIDCQKKLATMRPGLAIRTGHEFHVRIGINTGPAVVGNFGSSTRFDYTAMGDSVNIAARLEGINKQFGTTTLISQTTRDLLDNTILLREISRVIVPGKQEPVTIHAPLSLQERAHGEKRLKRFEQGLAFFYAGNFNRAFRVFSSLAETDPVSSRYRDKCAELAASPPARWDGIWFISTK; the protein is encoded by the coding sequence TTGACTCCCAGGATAAAACGACTGCTGGCCGGACTCGGTGCTGGCCTGATTGGCGCTTTAATAGCTCTAAGCTTATGGGGAACAGGCGCTCTTGATTCATGGGAAGCTCTCACCTTTGACCTGCGTGCACGAATTTTAGCCAAACCCAGCGCCACCACAGAGGAAATCCGGCTGATCCTTCTGGATCGAAACTCCCTGAATCGGGCGCAACAGCAATTCGGCTACACATGGCCCTGGCCTCGCAAAGCGTATGTCCCCATCATTGACTTCTGTCGACTGGCAGGAGCCTCTTCTCTCACTCTGGATGTCATTTTCAACGATCCGTCAGTCTATGGCTCCAGAGATGATGAAACCCTCAGCTTTGCTTTAAAACAATTTGGCCGTGCCATTCTTCCAGGTGACTTTGCCAAATTGGACGGTTCTGATGAATCATGGCCGCAATCGATCCCGCTTCCCACGTTGCAATCAATAGGAACGATACGATCAGACGGTTCAAATGTTGCCACTTTTCCAATACCGGACCTGACAGAAGGAACCACTATCGGCAACGCCAATATCACTGCCGACCCTGATGAAATATTGCGACGGGCACCTCTTTTCGTTCTTTTCGACCACAAATTGGTCCCTTCACTCCCACTGGCAATAGCAACTTTCGAAAGCAGTTCCACTCCACTTCAATTTCATTCCAGATCAGTCACTCTTTTGGGCAAAAATATCCCCACAGATGAACAAGGATCGGCTATTATCAACTATAGAGGGCCAAAAGGGACTTTCAAGACATACAAAGCAGCTGATATCATGGAGAGCCGGTACAACCTTGCTGAAGGGAAGGCCCCGCTTATTGATCCGACGGAATTCAAAAACAAACACGTCATGTTTGGCGTTTCAGCCCCAGCCCTCTACGACTTACGGTCTACTCCCGTGGGAAACAAATTTCCTGGTATAGAAATTGATGCAACAGTTCTCGACAATATACTCTCAGGCGATTTTATACACCCGGTCGGTCAAACAGCCAATACGGTTGCAGCCGTCCTCTTTGGTATCCTGACGGCCATGGGGGTCATGGAGTTTCGAACCACGCTCATGTCATCAGCTGCATCGTTCGTCATTCTCTCGGCTCCGATGACGCTTTCTTTCATTCTATACCGCATGGGATTCTGGTTCGGGCTGACACTGCAACTCACGGCATGCGTCTTCTCAATATTAATCGCGGGGACGATCAAATATATCACTGAAGGCCGACAAAGAAATTTCATCAAATCCGCCTTCAGCCAATACCTCAGCCCGAATGTCATTGAACAGCTTCTCAGGGACCCAAGCCGCCTCTCATTGGGAGGAGAAAGAAAATCCCTTACAATCTTCTTTGCCGATCTCGTGGGATTCACCTCCATTGCCGAAAGTATGGAACCCGAAGACCTGACAGCGGTGACCAATGAATACCTCACTGCAATGACCGAAACCATTCAGGAATTAGGTGGAACTATAGACAAATATGAAGGTGACGGTATCGTTGCTTTCTGGAACGCGCCCCTGAATCAGCCCGACCATGCGCAACGAGCTGTTCTGGCCGCCATCGACTGCCAGAAAAAGCTGGCAACCATGCGGCCCGGGCTCGCAATACGAACCGGCCATGAATTCCACGTACGAATAGGTATTAATACTGGCCCGGCTGTGGTCGGCAACTTCGGTTCATCCACGAGATTCGACTACACAGCCATGGGCGATTCGGTCAATATTGCGGCCCGATTGGAAGGAATCAACAAGCAATTCGGGACAACAACTCTGATCTCCCAAACAACGCGGGACCTTCTTGATAACACGATCTTGCTCAGAGAAATATCGCGTGTCATCGTCCCTGGGAAGCAGGAACCTGTCACGATCCATGCGCCGCTGAGTTTGCAGGAACGGGCACATGGGGAGAAACGACTGAAAAGATTTGAGCAAGGCCTTGCTTTTTTCTATGCAGGAAACTTCAATCGAGCATTCAGGGTCTTCTCTTCGCTTGCCGAAACCGATCCTGTTTCATCCCGATACCGCGACAAATGCGCTGAACTAGCCGCCTCTCCGCCTGCAAGATGGGACGGGATATGGTTCATTTCTACTAAATAA